The following proteins are encoded in a genomic region of Streptococcus constellatus subsp. constellatus:
- a CDS encoding isoprenylcysteine carboxyl methyltransferase family protein: MTLSGLIVLAVFVFRLVFLKISIKNEKAILANGGQEFGVQNTKYITILHILFYLSCFVEATIRQVRFDALSSVGLGLLVFSMFMLYVVTQLLGDIWTVKLMLVKNHKFVDHWLFRYVKHPNYFLNIIPELIGLALLCHALLSFCVLFPFYAFVLYNRIKEEEKLLQEIIIPNGIAQK; the protein is encoded by the coding sequence ATGACTTTATCAGGACTCATTGTTTTAGCTGTATTTGTATTTCGATTGGTATTTTTGAAAATATCTATTAAAAATGAGAAAGCGATACTAGCAAATGGCGGTCAAGAATTTGGGGTACAAAATACCAAGTACATCACTATTCTTCATATTTTATTTTATCTTTCTTGCTTTGTTGAAGCCACAATACGTCAGGTTCGTTTTGATGCGCTCAGTAGCGTGGGGCTAGGACTATTAGTATTTTCCATGTTCATGCTTTATGTTGTGACACAGCTCTTAGGTGACATTTGGACTGTAAAATTGATGCTGGTTAAGAATCATAAATTTGTTGATCATTGGCTTTTCCGCTATGTCAAACATCCAAATTATTTCTTGAATATCATTCCAGAGTTGATTGGTTTAGCACTGCTTTGCCATGCACTTCTTTCATTTTGTGTCTTGTTTCCTTTTTATGCTTTTGTTTTATATAATCGTATCAAGGAAGAAGAGAAACTTCTTCAAGAAATCATTATTCCAAATGGGATTGCACAGAAGTGA